The genomic stretch GAAGTAAATATAGATTCAAATCCTAGCTATGAAAGAATGAGACAAACCTGGGGAATTTGCCATTTTTCACCAACTTTTCCCCATACTTTCTCCACCTGAACCCATCGTCTAGTATATCAATCTGACTCCTTGTTTGAAATACATATTTGTGCTTCATTGTTTCCTTGCCACTTCTCTCGCTCAATGTCTCCTTCCTTTTAGATTTTAGAAACTCTTCATTTTGAACATGAACATTAGAGCCACTACCCGGATTAGGTTCAAAAGGAGAAGCATCAAGTGAAGATGAGATAGGCAATAACACTTCATGTTTCTCCATTGATTTATTCTTGAGGTAACACTTGTGGACTATAGCTTAAATCATGCATGTGTTATATATAGTGAGGAAAAATGATGAAGGATGCATGCATTTTCTAAGGACATGAAACATGAGGGCGGCAAGAATGTCAACATGTGTGGTATGTGTGGTCAAGGCCAAATTTATACTACGACTAAAGATAAACTGATTCATGAAATCAACTGCATGAGAATGTATAAGATGGATGGGGTTGCCGTGACGGAATCTGATTTCCTGTgcttttttttatttaattttgtacattgattttgtttttaatttcaatAAAAGACGTGACAGTTTTGAGAATAGGAAAAAAATTGTTTTATTATAAGTATTTAAACATGAGACACAACATGGAGATGGCTTCGGGAAGGTTGTTAAACCATTGTGGCAGACATTTGAAGACTTGTAAATAAGGACCACCTATAGCCAGTTTCCATGAAATTGCTTGTGAAAAGCATATTAGCAATTTGTCCAATAACTAATACATAATATAGAAAATAACTAAGATTTTATGTCATGTATAGAACTTAAAAGAAAAGCCCCACCGCAAAATATTAAAGGGGAGATTAATTGTCACATAGAATAGTCTAGCGACTCATACTAACTCATACGTCTTTTAAGTCTTATGACTGTTTGAATGAGATGAACTTTTGAAACTCTACGTTActaaattttttattttagaaaaagaaaAAACTTCAACTACAATTCATAACCATTCCACAAGTCAGTTAAAGGGGAATTTGTTATATTTAACAAACTTTAACTACAAAAGCTCACTCCGAATGCTATGaaaggatatatatatatatatattacaatAAGGTTAGAATTGAAAAATTTCAATGATTAAAATTTTGATATTAGGATTTTTACAGTGTTTTAATTtctattaaaaataaaaatatatttggATGACGATGATTCTTGTTCGATTTTAAATTTTTTGATTTGAATTCTTCTTTTatctctttattattattttatatgTATCCTTGATGATGGaaatattattttgtttgtgaaaaataaatgagaaaaaCTAGTGTTGTTTTCTTAAAGGTGCTTATTTTATAATCATTTTATTTCAACAGTCATGTCCAAATAACCATGAAGAGAGAACATGAATTTAAATTttatttgaatttcaaaataaaattttcattGGTTTAATTATCTAATCAAATCAAAACAATCATCACATTTAGACATCTTTTATTTAAAGTCAAAATTTATTTACATGAGTCACATTTGACGGATTAATAAATTAATTCAAAAGTCTCTCACTTCACTCACGTGATAACCTGATGTTTCAATCTTATATCATAATTATGCACCATTCATTGAAATCACTAAGTCATTATCTTTAATGAATTAAAATGATCAGATCATGGTTGTCACAAGTTATCCATCAACTTGATTCATTCCACAGTACGCCACAAATTCAACCTCTATAGTAGAAGTAGAAATTATAGATCGTTTTTCAGTCTTCTATGATATTGCTCTTCTAATTATATGGATTTCTTTGAGTATACACATCTCACAAAGTTTAAATCCGAGTAGTACACGACTTCAAAACGATTCGACCTTTTATATGTGAGCATGTAACCTTTGATGTCTTGTAAGTACCTAAGAACCTTAGTTGCAATTTCTCATGACTTGTGTGAACGAGAGTGAATCCTCGTCAATGCTAAAGTCACATTCATGCTCAAATGAATAAATATTTGTTGTCTCTTTTTGTCGTATGATGGCAACACAACTAGATGGATACCAACACGAAGATATTCTCCACAAGTCTTCATAATATCCAATTTAGGTGATTTCTTACTCCCAATGAATTGACAATTTTCAATAAATCGAGCATTACTAGACTTGATTATTCTCGTACTATTATTAGGACAATAAAAATATACCTTTACACGTGGATTATACACCTTTACTTTTGCTTGATAGCCTTAACATAAAGATACCTTAAACCATGTTTCCTTCCGGCCCATAGTTCATAAGGAGGCTTAGGAACTGTGTTGCTATGAATTCTATTAAAGCAAATACGCAAAATCCAGAATGATAATTGTACATTACTATAGTTTAACATTGACTTGATCATGTCCACGAAAGTATATTCTTCTTTTTAACAACATCAATTTGTTGTGGTGTGTGAGACATAATATATTATTCACATTTACCATGACTTTCGAGAAACTTTGCAAATGAACCTAGTCATTGTCCTTTCTCATCTATTATCAATGTCATGTCCAAGTCCACAACACATTACTAGTAACTGCAAACATTGAAAAACTCGCTCATACATTAATACTTTGAACAATTTAATGGATTCAAACTCATCATCTTTAAACATGTATCTAAGTTCACCTTTAATAACCTAAATacatttcaataaatcataatGAAGTTAATCTAAACATATTTTAATAACAATTTAATTATACTCAAACATGCATGTATATTTTTGGATGTTGCTAATATTTTTGGATATATAAGCACCAGTTATGTTAACAATTAATTTAATTTCTTTAATGATTCATGATCCATCTTTGAATGATATAAATATCATCGAACACAAACAATTAACATAACATCCAAATCAAAGTTTAATTATAATATGAAATTATAAAGTTTTATGAAATTGATTACTTTGGTGACTAGCAAACCATGctttaataaataattttaaaatgtAAGCGTTGTGAAAACGATGTCGAAATTACAAAGTATACTTGGtttcttgatcggtaagaaacccacaagggtagaaaagaaGAAAACGATAAGAACACAATAAAATTGGTTATAAATtgttattctttactttctctttgaaacaatattacaagtgttacagaatAACAAATAACCCCTCTCACCCTAATCAGGATTTGCATTCTTGCAATGATGAaagactagtatgctatttataagaaacctaacatactaaactaatggacttttacacacatgcccattacacaagttaacttagagaacaagctaacttaaacaattgagcATAACAAACATGCCCAATTTGATATGCTAACAATCATAGCATACTTagactacaacatgtgaacaaACTTCGACGACAATGCTAAGGTCCTGTcgaattgtcgaaccaagaagctacTATTCGACTATACTAGAGTTTGATCCAATATCTCAATaatctccaccttggaacaaactctataacatcaaGGGAACAAGCTAACTTTCTTCATGCAACTTTATCAACTGCATATAGTGGAAAAGCTTGCAACTTGGTAATGTCTTGGTGCTCATATCAGCAACATTGTGATATTTCGAAACCTTCAGCACTTGAACTTCTCTACGCTCGATTACCCCTCTGATGAAATGGAGCCTCACATTGATGTGCTTGGTTTGCTTATGATAGGCCGAATTCTTCGATATGTGTATAACACTTggactatcacatttaacagtgataaATCGATCTTGAAGTTTTAGTTCCTCAGCAAAACCTTCAAGTCATAATGCTTCTTTCACAACTTCAGTAAGGGCGATATATTCcgcttcagtggttgataagACAAGAACCTTCTGAAGTGTTGCTTTCCAACTAATTGTTGTGTCAAACATGGTGAACACATATCCAGAAATAGATTTTCTGGAATCCATACAACTTGCATAATCAGAGTCGACATACCCTTTGATTTCTACTTTACTGTTTTCACCACATTCCCCGCCATAAATTAAGACTCTATCTAGAGACCCATTTATGTATCTTAGAATCCACTTCAATGCTTGCCAGTGAGCCTTTTCAGGATTCACCATATACCTGCTTACAAGATTTATTGCATATGATATGTCGGGTATAGTACAAACCATATCATACATAAAAAAATCCACTATGTTAGCATATGTGATGTtattcatataagctctttcgACCTCAGTGCTGGGACACTGATATGTACTCAGCTTGAATTGAGGGTTTGCCGGAGTTACAACAGGCTTTGAATTCGACATACCAAACTTGTCGAGAATCTTTCATAGGTATGTCTCTTGATATAAGCATAATTTCGACTGCTTTCtgtcaatcccaagaatcctgGATGCTGCTCCCAGATCCTTCATATCGAACTCCTTATTGAGTTCAACCTTTACCTTAATTACATTCTCGACATTATTTCTTTCTATGagaatatcatccacataaagcaacaaaataacaaatgaatttccaGGTCGAAATATGAAGTAAACACAATGGTCGAATTGAATTTTAATGAAACCTATGTCTGCCATGAACTTGTCGAATCTCCTATTCCACTGTCAAGGAGATTGTTTCAATCCATATAAAGATTTGTTCAGCTTGCACACATAATCTTCCTTACCCTTTTCTACATACCCTTCAGGTTGCCTCATcaggattgtttcatctagatctcCATACAAGAAAGTTATCTTCATATCCATTTTGTTTCAGTTCTAGATCGAACTGTGCCACTATGGTAAGTAACATTTGAATGGACCCGTGCTTCACAACAGGAGAGAACACATCATTGAATTCAACACATTCTTTTTCAGTGAAACCCCTTGCGACCAATCTTGCCTTGTATCTCTTTGACGTTACTCCTTCAATTCCTtccttaactttgaaaatccacttacaacTGACTAACTTGGCTCCAACAGGTTTCTTGATCAGTTCCCAAGtgtggttatcatgaagagacttcatctcatcatccatggccTTCGGCTATATAGTTTTATTTCGactcctcataacttccttatagtctATAGGCTCTTCATCTAGAACCTCACTTGTAGACATTAAGACATAAGCTATGAGATCTGCATACCCAAGTCTttgaggtggcttgatgactcttctcAGCCTATCTCTTACCAACAAGTAGTCATCGATAGTTTCCTCATCTTTCTCAGTATCTTCTGCATCTTGTGCTTCTTCTTCAACTTGATATGTGATACACAATTCAACATCGACATGCTCCACCTTAACATTAATCTCTTCTTGTTCCATCTCTTCTTCAGATATATGTGCATTTCGACTAACATCATCAGTTTTCTTGAATGTCATCTCATCTTCATTAAAAACTACATCTTGACTGGTGATACACCTCTAGTGACTTGGCTCTAGGCACCATAACCTATAAGATTTGACTCCTTCAGGGTATCCCATGAACATGCATCTCAGAGCTCTAGGTTCGACCTCGTCCTGTCTAATGTGAGCATAGGCTATGCAGCCAAATACTCTAACTTTGTCGAGATCTGGTGGATGTCATGACCAAATTTCTCCAGGTGTCTTCATATCTAACACAATCGAAGGGCATTTGTTGATCAGATATGTTTCTGTCGAAACAACCTCTGCCCAAAACACATTCTTTAACCCATAACTAGTTAGCATGCATCCAACTCTTTCTAAAATGGTTCGATTAAACCTTTTAGCTaaaccattttgttggggagtaccTACACTAGTTCTGTGCCTTGCAATACCATAGGTTGCACAAAAACTGTCGAACGACTCATTGCAAAATTTAAGGCCATTGTCGgttctcaacctcttgaccttctTGCCCGTTTGATTTTCGACCGATTCTTCCAACTTTTGAATttctcaaaagtttcatccttagtcttctggatgaatacccataactttctgAAATAATCATCAATCATGGATAGAAAATACCTTAATCCTGAATGTGATGGACATCTCACAGGCCCCCAAAGATCAACATGGATGTAATCAAGGGttccatgtgttctttgtttgccTTTATTGAGCTTCACTCTACAATATTTTCTAAGTACACATGGTTAACAAAACTTCAGCTTTTCGACTTTGTCTATaccaagtagattttgtttcccTAATTCGACCAGACCCCTTTCACTGACATGGCCCAATTTCATGTGCCAAATTTCGTGGATGCAACATCTGCAGAACCACTGACAACTTcagcctcaagggtatacaagccttgtttcttcacgcctcttaagaattccttcgaccccttcatgaattttagaatacttttctctcctttaaaaacatatcctttcttgtggaattcaccaagagaaataAAATTTCTCTTCAAATCAGGTAGATACCTGACTTCAGTCAACAAGCTTATGGACTCATCATGGAACTTGAATCTCACCGATCCAATACCTGCAATCTTGCaagctttattgtttccaagcaatacatatccaccatcttgatcacatagttcctcgaccaagtctttgtttggagtcattTGCCAAGTGTaacctgaatccataatccactaTTTACTTGAGTTGCCActtgaaaccacaagaacatCAGATGAATCAAAATCATCTTGAACAAGGGTTGCGTTTCCATTATCCTTACCTCCATGATCTTTCAGGATTCTAGGGCACACTTTTCTTGTATGACCCTCCTTCTTACATTGATAACGTCGAATATCAGATGCATCACCACTATAAGACTTCTGCTGACTTTTACCAttcttcttgtcgaacttgccatctgtaacaccccgaattaaataagaggattatttaattaagttaataatatatttaataatttaattaaataaattgaattattgaattattattattattaatattatttggaataataattagtggaaaatatataagttggaataagaaaa from Lathyrus oleraceus cultivar Zhongwan6 chromosome 7, CAAS_Psat_ZW6_1.0, whole genome shotgun sequence encodes the following:
- the LOC127102987 gene encoding probable WRKY transcription factor 75, yielding MEKHEVLLPISSSLDASPFEPNPGSGSNVHVQNEEFLKSKRKETLSERSGKETMKHKYVFQTRSQIDILDDGFRWRKYGEKLVKNGKFPRSYYKCSYRGCNVRKQIQRHSKDEQIVETTYEGMHVHPVEKTAESFDQILRSFITSNQLNNVTPI